One Desulfonispora thiosulfatigenes DSM 11270 DNA window includes the following coding sequences:
- a CDS encoding nucleotidyltransferase family protein — protein MKFGISGDTLSIIISTLREFAEIKKASVFGSRALGNYKNGSDIDLVVFGPEVTTEIINLLSIKLNEELSLPYYFDVIHYETLDSKELKEHVDTFAKGFYP, from the coding sequence ATGAAATTTGGAATTTCAGGGGACACATTATCAATTATAATTAGTACACTAAGGGAATTTGCAGAAATAAAAAAAGCTTCTGTTTTTGGCAGCAGAGCTTTAGGAAATTACAAAAATGGCTCTGATATAGATTTAGTAGTATTTGGTCCTGAAGTTACAACTGAAATAATTAATCTTTTAAGTATAAAATTAAACGAAGAATTATCATTACCCTATTATTTTGATGTTATTCATTATGAAACTTTAGACTCAAAAGAACTTAAAGAACATGTTGATACATTTGCTAAAGGCTTTTATCCTTAA
- a CDS encoding DUF2812 domain-containing protein: MSKIIRKLRPRDYWRIGEHESWFTDLAAEGLHLTEMGLIFAKFTKGEPKKTRYRIEIVKNKEITAEQKGLYVESGWDYVTRYGNFNVFSSPAELKAPEIHTDPVEQSYTLQELDKKFKTNAIISVVGTLISLALVSSIWFIDATPVLDLVEGYIISQIVLIIALLYGSYETLQAAKSIRILRNTLLEGKPINHHAPWQKGRGISLIITVMFFGFLF, encoded by the coding sequence ATGAGTAAAATTATTAGAAAATTACGTCCCCGTGATTATTGGCGTATAGGGGAGCATGAAAGCTGGTTTACGGATTTAGCAGCTGAAGGACTTCACCTTACAGAAATGGGTTTAATATTTGCTAAATTTACAAAAGGAGAACCTAAAAAAACAAGATATAGGATTGAAATTGTAAAAAATAAAGAAATAACCGCTGAACAAAAAGGATTATATGTAGAGAGCGGATGGGATTATGTTACTAGATATGGAAACTTTAATGTATTTTCTTCTCCTGCAGAATTAAAGGCACCTGAAATTCACACAGATCCAGTGGAGCAATCTTATACCTTACAGGAATTAGATAAAAAATTCAAAACTAATGCCATTATAAGTGTTGTAGGTACACTGATAAGTTTGGCTCTTGTTTCTTCAATTTGGTTTATTGATGCAACTCCCGTTTTAGATTTAGTAGAAGGATATATTATTTCGCAAATTGTTTTAATAATTGCACTGTTATATGGATCTTATGAAACTTTACAGGCGGCAAAGTCAATTCGTATTTTACGTAATACTTTATTAGAAGGTAAACCCATTAACCATCATGCTCCCTGGCAAAAGGGTCGTGGGATAAGTCTTATAATTACCGTGATGTTTTTTGGTTTTTTATTTTAA
- a CDS encoding cupin domain-containing protein, translated as MNIYDLPQLPLTEELVTNLLKNKNVRVERIISAGQTTDWYDQDETEFVILLQGNASLEFENKEVSLKQGETILINAHEKHRVSYTSSEPPCIWLCIFTK; from the coding sequence ATGAACATATACGACTTACCCCAGCTACCTTTAACAGAAGAATTAGTAACTAATTTATTAAAGAATAAAAATGTGCGAGTGGAACGTATTATTTCGGCTGGACAAACTACGGATTGGTACGATCAAGATGAGACGGAATTTGTAATTTTATTACAGGGAAATGCCAGCCTAGAATTTGAAAATAAAGAAGTAAGTTTAAAACAGGGGGAAACAATTTTAATTAATGCTCATGAAAAACATAGAGTAAGCTATACTAGTAGTGAACCACCCTGCATCTGGTTATGTATATTTACTAAATAA
- a CDS encoding M56 family metallopeptidase translates to MINLFIEILNMSILASFVALVVMVLRIVLKRAPKIISYSLWIVVLFRLVCPFSLENSFSLNLFSSEVIKPEIMYTQNPEINSNVGIIDETINQSLNNSLPPVNPAASVNPMGIIMEVSTKIWVIGIIIMLCYGIFTYLRVKNKVKFATLVEDNIFASDQIKTPFILGLIKPKIYLPLGIDSNEQDFILKHEQIHLKRLDHLIKPIAFLVLTIHWFNPLIWLSFILMSKDMEMSCDESVLKSSNEDIRKNYASSLLSFSVKKSGILSPLSFGESNVKSRIKNILNYEKPSFWILMVTVILVVIIGIGLLSDAPVGKEDETVTVTKAGDFLKYKTKYVGNNSKVGNIISLLEFPDDIKYDSFKLQTTKPPYGVTINFNTDANTCEDYAKGKNHYLIQKNALIMFSLIENVDIVGFELRSEEHTHKHTIHYDRIIAEKIMGRDLRHFAQSEKEFADFLKKVKDLKTLDNTNSFVGGVDNPGQEKSN, encoded by the coding sequence ATGATTAACTTATTTATAGAGATACTTAATATGAGTATACTTGCTAGTTTCGTAGCACTCGTGGTCATGGTTTTAAGGATAGTCTTAAAAAGAGCCCCTAAAATAATTTCATATTCTCTATGGATCGTGGTATTATTTCGCTTAGTTTGTCCGTTTTCTCTTGAAAATAGTTTTAGTTTAAATCTGTTTAGCTCTGAGGTTATTAAGCCAGAGATTATGTATACGCAGAATCCGGAGATTAATAGTAATGTTGGTATAATAGATGAGACGATTAATCAAAGTTTAAATAATTCACTACCACCCGTAAATCCCGCTGCTAGTGTTAACCCTATGGGAATTATTATGGAGGTCTCAACTAAGATTTGGGTTATAGGGATTATAATAATGCTTTGTTATGGAATTTTCACGTATTTACGCGTGAAAAATAAAGTAAAGTTTGCAACTTTAGTGGAGGATAATATTTTTGCAAGTGATCAAATTAAAACACCTTTTATTCTGGGCTTAATAAAACCTAAAATTTATCTACCCCTGGGTATTGATAGTAATGAGCAAGATTTTATTTTAAAACATGAACAAATCCATCTTAAACGCTTGGATCACCTGATAAAACCAATTGCCTTTTTAGTCCTTACTATTCATTGGTTTAATCCCTTAATATGGCTTTCTTTTATTCTTATGAGTAAGGATATGGAAATGTCTTGTGATGAGAGTGTGCTAAAGAGTAGTAATGAAGATATCAGAAAAAATTATGCTAGTTCGCTACTTTCTTTCTCTGTGAAAAAAAGTGGTATTTTAAGCCCCTTGTCCTTTGGAGAGAGCAACGTTAAATCAAGAATTAAAAATATTTTAAATTATGAAAAACCAAGTTTTTGGATACTGATGGTAACAGTTATCTTAGTAGTAATTATTGGGATTGGATTACTTTCTGATGCACCAGTAGGAAAAGAGGATGAAACCGTAACTGTAACTAAGGCTGGGGATTTTTTAAAATATAAAACAAAATATGTAGGGAATAACTCTAAGGTCGGTAATATAATTTCTTTATTAGAATTTCCAGATGATATAAAATATGATTCTTTTAAGTTACAAACAACTAAGCCACCCTATGGAGTGACTATAAACTTTAATACTGATGCAAATACATGTGAAGATTATGCAAAAGGAAAAAATCATTATCTTATCCAAAAAAATGCTTTAATTATGTTTTCTTTAATTGAAAATGTAGATATTGTTGGTTTTGAACTTAGAAGTGAGGAACATACTCATAAACATACAATTCATTATGATAGAATTATTGCAGAGAAAATAATGGGTAGAGATTTACGCCATTTTGCCCAAAGTGAAAAGGAATTTGCTGATTTTTTAAAAAAGGTAAAAGATTTAAAAACATTAGATAACACAAACTCTTTTGTAGGAGGAGTAGATAACCCAGGGCAAGAAAAATCTAATTAA
- a CDS encoding YtxH domain-containing protein — MSIKDTINKARKKKKQAQNVDTAKKVGVGLGIGAAIGSSIGLLFAPKSGKQTRDKISNVTKDTVDNLKENATEMGGKISKVVGEGKERIKNIRKDTKETAEEIMETTERVLDEVDEDIDEINEIIGENLNNPEKL, encoded by the coding sequence ATGTCAATTAAAGATACTATTAACAAAGCGAGAAAAAAGAAAAAACAAGCCCAAAATGTTGATACTGCAAAGAAAGTAGGAGTTGGTTTAGGTATAGGGGCGGCTATTGGTAGCTCTATAGGCTTGTTATTTGCACCAAAATCGGGCAAACAAACTAGAGACAAAATATCAAATGTCACTAAAGATACCGTAGATAATCTAAAAGAAAATGCTACTGAAATGGGAGGTAAAATCTCTAAGGTAGTAGGCGAAGGTAAAGAAAGAATTAAAAATATTCGTAAAGACACAAAGGAAACAGCTGAAGAAATAATGGAAACAACTGAAAGGGTATTGGATGAAGTAGATGAAGATATTGATGAAATAAATGAAATAATTGGTGAAAACTTAAATAACCCTGAAAAGTTATAA
- a CDS encoding FAD-dependent oxidoreductase, producing the protein MRLVIIGAVAAGTSAAAKARRNNEELEIAIYEKDNLISYSGCGMPYYIGGQIKSMTELIPRDPAFFKSKYNIDILTGHEVLSLKPENKTLQVKNLLTGKIFTDHYDKLIIATGASAVIPPIKGAKNPNVFTLRNIGDMNKINSFIQNNRPKKAVIIGTGFIGLELCESFKNIGIDVTLIERLPQVTPGLDSDMAIYVQEYLEKNGVKVLTKANVSKITKNNVILDNDEKLPADIVIMATGIKPNTDLAKNAGIELGITGAIKVNPRLETNISNIYACGDCMEHYHMVSGQPVYRPLGSTANKTGRIAGEVVTGENNHFRGILGTGIFKVFELGIAQTGLSEKEALEQGYDISVIHNTKISRPEYMGGAEMIIKAIANKKDAKLLGVQIIGSDGIDKRIDVFVTAITFGAKAEDLIHLDLAYSPAFSTAKDPVMYTGMILDNDINKGRSLITPQKLDELIKSGQRYRIIDARVDSNYNEDHVETAQNIPHASLRETIKDIDKETITITYCNKGTTGNACQNILINRGLGKVFTLSGGHKHYKMQKRNFL; encoded by the coding sequence ATGCGTCTTGTGATTATTGGTGCAGTTGCTGCTGGAACTTCCGCGGCTGCAAAAGCTAGAAGAAATAATGAAGAATTAGAAATCGCAATTTACGAAAAAGATAACCTTATATCTTACTCGGGTTGTGGAATGCCCTACTATATTGGTGGTCAAATTAAAAGCATGACTGAATTAATACCTCGTGATCCGGCCTTTTTTAAAAGTAAATATAATATCGATATTCTAACAGGACACGAGGTATTATCTTTAAAACCCGAAAACAAGACATTACAAGTAAAAAACCTTTTAACTGGTAAAATATTTACTGATCACTATGACAAACTTATTATTGCAACAGGAGCTAGTGCTGTCATTCCTCCTATCAAAGGAGCAAAAAACCCTAATGTATTTACTTTGCGTAATATAGGAGATATGAATAAAATTAATTCCTTTATCCAAAATAATCGACCTAAAAAAGCAGTAATTATCGGTACTGGTTTTATCGGGCTCGAACTTTGTGAAAGTTTTAAAAATATTGGTATTGATGTAACCCTTATCGAAAGATTACCTCAAGTTACCCCTGGCCTTGACAGTGATATGGCAATATATGTACAAGAATACTTAGAAAAGAATGGTGTAAAAGTCTTAACTAAAGCAAATGTTTCTAAAATCACTAAAAATAACGTGATACTTGATAATGATGAGAAATTACCAGCTGATATAGTAATAATGGCCACAGGAATAAAACCTAATACAGATTTAGCAAAGAATGCTGGAATCGAGCTAGGCATCACAGGTGCTATCAAGGTTAATCCAAGGTTAGAAACCAATATTAGTAATATATATGCTTGTGGAGATTGCATGGAACATTACCACATGGTTAGCGGTCAGCCTGTTTATCGCCCCTTAGGTTCAACGGCTAATAAGACTGGGAGAATTGCAGGTGAAGTGGTAACAGGAGAAAACAACCATTTTAGAGGAATCCTAGGTACCGGTATCTTTAAAGTTTTTGAACTTGGCATTGCCCAAACTGGTTTATCTGAAAAAGAAGCATTAGAACAAGGTTATGATATTTCAGTGATTCATAATACAAAAATAAGTAGACCAGAATATATGGGTGGCGCTGAAATGATAATTAAAGCTATCGCTAATAAGAAAGATGCTAAATTACTAGGAGTACAAATTATAGGGTCTGATGGAATAGATAAAAGAATAGATGTATTTGTTACCGCAATTACCTTTGGAGCCAAAGCAGAAGATTTAATTCACCTTGATTTAGCCTATTCTCCTGCATTTTCTACTGCTAAAGATCCTGTTATGTATACAGGTATGATTCTTGATAATGACATTAATAAAGGAAGATCTCTTATAACACCACAAAAACTCGATGAATTAATAAAATCAGGTCAAAGGTATCGGATAATTGATGCTAGGGTTGATTCTAATTATAACGAAGATCATGTTGAAACTGCGCAAAATATCCCTCATGCATCTCTTAGAGAGACCATTAAGGATATAGATAAAGAAACTATCACCATTACCTATTGTAATAAGGGAACTACTGGAAATGCATGTCAAAACATTTTGATTAATCGTGGTCTTGGTAAAGTATTTACCTTATCCGGTGGGCACAAGCATTATAAAATGCAAAAAAGAAATTTTTTATAA
- a CDS encoding nucleotidyltransferase substrate binding protein translates to MNLKNIRWKQRFQNFQKAYNQFNSAIADFENLSTLEKEGLIQRFEYTFELAWKTLKDYLESEGVPANFPREVIKAAFHYELIQNGAVWMDMLEKRNLMAHTYNEARFNLAIEKIKDEYYQAITEVYTVLEAKL, encoded by the coding sequence ATGAACCTAAAAAATATTAGATGGAAGCAACGCTTTCAAAATTTTCAGAAGGCATATAATCAGTTTAATTCAGCTATTGCAGATTTTGAAAACTTAAGCACTCTAGAAAAAGAAGGATTAATTCAAAGATTTGAATATACATTTGAGCTGGCATGGAAAACACTTAAAGACTACTTAGAATCAGAGGGGGTTCCTGCCAATTTTCCTCGTGAAGTAATAAAAGCTGCTTTTCACTATGAGTTAATTCAAAATGGTGCAGTCTGGATGGACATGCTTGAAAAAAGAAACTTGATGGCTCATACTTATAATGAAGCTCGATTTAATTTAGCTATAGAAAAAATAAAAGATGAATATTATCAAGCCATAACAGAAGTATATACTGTTTTAGAGGCTAAGTTATGA
- a CDS encoding DMT family transporter, with translation MSAESAALSSERKKGTFLVLIGATLWGVSGNVAQYLFTEHGFNAEWLTVVRLLFSGLILLGLAYTRENNNIWGIWKSKEDSIGIIIFAIFGTLSVQYTYLAAILHGNAATATVLQYLAPVLITCYLAIRLKRFPDRPVIVALILALLGTFLLVTGGSIGKLSITGLALFWGLASAVALAFYTLQPGKLLAKWGAMIVVGWGMLVGGIVFSFIYPPWKFIGQWSLSSFFAVAFIIIFGTFIAFYFYLESVKYLEASKVSLLASIEPLAAAFIAVIWFKIKFGLPEWLGTFCIIGTITILSWVKEK, from the coding sequence ATGAGTGCAGAAAGTGCAGCTTTATCATCTGAAAGAAAAAAAGGAACATTTTTAGTTTTAATTGGTGCCACTTTATGGGGGGTATCTGGTAATGTTGCCCAATATCTTTTTACGGAGCATGGTTTTAATGCTGAGTGGCTAACCGTTGTTCGGTTATTATTTTCAGGTTTGATTTTATTAGGACTTGCTTATACAAGAGAAAATAATAATATTTGGGGCATTTGGAAAAGTAAAGAAGATAGTATTGGAATAATAATATTTGCTATTTTTGGAACACTGAGTGTGCAGTATACTTATTTAGCGGCAATTTTACATGGTAATGCAGCTACAGCTACAGTATTACAATATTTAGCACCTGTTTTAATTACTTGTTATTTAGCTATTCGTCTTAAAAGATTTCCAGATAGACCTGTTATAGTAGCATTAATATTAGCCCTTTTAGGTACATTTCTCTTAGTCACCGGGGGGAGTATTGGAAAATTATCAATTACTGGGTTAGCATTATTTTGGGGGTTAGCCTCAGCAGTAGCACTTGCCTTTTATACTTTACAACCTGGAAAACTGCTTGCTAAATGGGGAGCGATGATTGTAGTTGGCTGGGGCATGTTAGTAGGGGGAATAGTTTTTAGCTTTATCTATCCACCATGGAAATTTATAGGTCAGTGGTCTTTATCTTCATTTTTTGCAGTTGCTTTTATTATAATATTTGGAACATTTATAGCCTTTTATTTTTATTTAGAAAGTGTAAAATATCTTGAAGCTTCAAAGGTTAGTTTATTAGCTAGCATAGAACCATTAGCAGCCGCATTTATAGCTGTTATTTGGTTTAAAATAAAATTTGGTCTACCAGAGTGGCTAGGTACATTTTGTATTATAGGAACCATTACGATTTTATCCTGGGTTAAGGAAAAATGA
- a CDS encoding BlaI/MecI/CopY family transcriptional regulator gives MDKLKLFDAEYKFLDIIWEVEPINSTELSKIASQKLGWKKSTTYTMIRKLCERGILQNENATVTSLVKREEIQRHESENLLEKIFDDSLPAFLAAFLKDKKISAKEAREIKEMIEDATND, from the coding sequence ATGGATAAATTAAAGCTTTTTGATGCAGAATACAAATTTTTAGATATTATTTGGGAAGTGGAACCTATAAATTCCACGGAGCTTTCTAAAATAGCCTCACAAAAATTAGGTTGGAAAAAGTCTACTACTTATACGATGATTCGTAAACTATGTGAGAGGGGTATTTTGCAAAATGAAAATGCCACTGTCACTTCGTTAGTTAAAAGAGAAGAAATTCAAAGGCATGAGAGTGAAAATCTTTTAGAAAAAATATTTGATGATTCTTTGCCTGCATTTTTAGCTGCTTTTCTAAAAGATAAGAAAATTTCTGCTAAAGAAGCAAGAGAAATCAAAGAAATGATTGAGGACGCAACCAATGATTAA
- a CDS encoding PadR family transcriptional regulator — MAYNGGPMTEAMYYVLLALMNPSHGYQLMQSITEVSKGRLQMGPGTLYGVLTRMQKDELIELAENDGRRKVYAITKEGEEALKIEYNRLLSLVQDGIILKEGDENE, encoded by the coding sequence ATGGCATATAATGGTGGTCCAATGACCGAGGCAATGTATTATGTACTTTTAGCCCTAATGAATCCGAGTCATGGCTATCAATTAATGCAGTCAATTACGGAAGTTTCTAAAGGTAGGTTGCAGATGGGACCAGGTACGCTTTATGGAGTACTGACCCGTATGCAAAAAGATGAATTGATTGAATTAGCTGAAAATGATGGCAGAAGAAAGGTTTATGCTATTACTAAAGAGGGTGAAGAAGCTCTGAAAATAGAATATAATCGTTTACTATCACTCGTTCAAGATGGAATAATTTTAAAAGAAGGTGATGAAAATGAGTAA
- a CDS encoding uracil-xanthine permease family protein, producing the protein MSKIHLKYDLDEKPPFKELLPFGLQWLVITIPMIIIIGKLVAGLHYDDPGAQTIYMQKIFFVMGISLLAQILWGHRLPLIMGPASVLLVGIIASLASSINTIYTSIFLCGLILAVLSITGLFKPIIKLFTPNVVIVILLLIPFTLVPTILNLIFPSGASVNPFHNLLFALVLIFTLFWTNKVLTGIWKTTLIVWAMIIGHFLYSILFSVPLYQQVNTNLFAGFWSNFTTSFSLDTGVLISFFICYLALATNELGSIQSVGEVLKPDEMTKRTDRGITITGLSNVLAGFLGVIGPVSFSLSLGVITSTGVASRFTLIPTALGLMTLGFMPSAITILGSISSVVIGAILVYILTSQVAAGFMLVAKNQNFKLEQGLLIGFPLLLSVLISFIPTTALNLFPDLLKPLLGNGFVVGFLGVLIMEHIIYKERA; encoded by the coding sequence ATGAGTAAAATACATTTAAAGTACGACTTAGATGAAAAACCACCTTTTAAAGAGTTATTACCTTTTGGCCTACAATGGCTGGTCATAACTATACCAATGATAATTATCATTGGTAAATTAGTTGCAGGATTACACTATGATGATCCTGGGGCACAAACTATCTATATGCAAAAAATATTTTTTGTGATGGGTATTTCTCTTTTAGCCCAAATTTTATGGGGCCATAGACTACCACTTATCATGGGCCCTGCTTCTGTATTACTAGTAGGAATTATTGCAAGTTTAGCGTCATCAATTAATACAATCTATACTTCTATCTTTTTATGTGGACTTATTCTAGCCGTTCTTAGTATTACAGGTTTATTCAAACCTATAATTAAACTTTTTACACCTAATGTAGTAATAGTCATCTTATTATTAATACCTTTTACTCTTGTTCCTACAATCTTAAATTTAATTTTTCCAAGTGGAGCTAGTGTAAATCCCTTTCATAATCTTTTATTTGCTTTAGTCTTAATCTTCACCTTGTTTTGGACAAATAAGGTTTTAACTGGTATCTGGAAAACTACTTTAATTGTGTGGGCAATGATTATTGGACATTTTCTTTACAGCATATTATTTTCTGTTCCCCTATATCAACAAGTAAATACTAATTTATTTGCAGGATTTTGGAGTAACTTTACAACCAGTTTTTCTCTAGATACAGGTGTTCTAATTTCCTTTTTTATCTGCTATTTAGCCTTGGCTACAAATGAACTAGGTTCAATTCAATCTGTGGGTGAAGTACTTAAACCAGATGAAATGACCAAAAGGACAGATCGGGGAATTACAATTACTGGACTTTCAAATGTCTTGGCTGGATTTTTAGGCGTAATTGGCCCAGTGAGTTTTTCTTTAAGTCTTGGGGTTATTACTTCGACCGGAGTTGCATCAAGATTCACCTTAATTCCTACCGCTCTTGGCCTTATGACCTTAGGCTTTATGCCGAGTGCTATCACTATTTTAGGTAGCATTTCATCCGTAGTTATAGGAGCTATTTTAGTTTATATTTTAACCTCACAAGTAGCTGCTGGTTTTATGCTAGTTGCGAAAAATCAAAACTTTAAATTAGAACAAGGCTTATTAATTGGATTTCCTTTACTATTAAGTGTTCTTATTTCTTTTATTCCTACTACTGCTTTAAACTTATTTCCTGACCTTTTAAAACCACTTTTAGGTAACGGATTTGTAGTTGGGTTTTTAGGTGTTTTAATTATGGAACATATCATCTATAAAGAGAGAGCATAA